Below is a window of Planctomycetes bacterium MalM25 DNA.
CGGTGTCCGATGTCCCCGCGACCGTGAGGCCGGTCGAGGTATCCAGGTCCGAACTGAAGAGGATGTCACCCGGGGCCGCCAAGACGGGGGCCGCTATAAAGAGAGCAGCGCCGGCGAGTATCGCCGAGGCTCGTGTGCTACTGCGTCGCATTAGACTGAGCTCCAAACAAGAGATAGAAAGTTGCAAAACAAGGTGCGTACGGATGCCGTAACCCACATTCGCGACAGGGCGGTCACTATGCCCACAGCTCGTCCCCACAGCAACGAAGCTATGTGGAATGGGGATTCGATGTGCGCTATCGCAACACTCCCCTGCGCTGAGGCGATATTTTCGCGCGGATTAGCTTCGCCGGGAACCACTGATACACCCCGTGCTCCTAGGGCCGGGTGCCATGCCCTCCCTGATAAGGGTGGGCATGCGAACGATCGAATCGGCTAGCGAGACATGGCACCCCTTTGATCTCGTCGTTCCTTCGTTCCGTCGTGCTCTATTCGGAACGCCAGCGCCGCCTCCGCCCCGTCGGCTTGAACCGCTCCCGCACCGCGGCGAGCGCCTCGGCGAGGGCGTCGATCTCCGCGGGCGTGTTGTAGAGATAAAAACTCGCGCGGGTGCTGGCGGTGATTCCTAGGCGGTCGTGCAAAGGCTGCGTGCAGTGGTGGCCGGCGCGGACGGCGATCCCCTCGTCGTCGAGCAGCTGGGCGATGTCGTGCGCGTGGGGGCGGTCGAGCACGAAGCTGATCAGCCCCGCGCGGACCTCGGGGCCGTGCTCGACGGGGCTCGGGCCCAATAAACGGATGCCCTCGATCGGGGCGAGCTTCTCCCACGCCCGCAGCATCAGCGCCTGCTCGTGCGCGTGGATGCGGCCGAGGCCGATCGCTTGCAGGTAGTCGATCGCGGCGCCGAGGCCGATCGCCTGCGCGATGGGGGGCGTGCCCGCCTCGAACTTCGCGGGCAGGGCGGCCGGCGTGAAGCGGTCCTCATAGACCCGGTTGATCATGCTGCCGCCGCCGAGGAACGGGGGCATCGCTTCGAGGAGCGCCTCGCGTCCGTACAGCACGCCGACGCCCGACGGGCCGCACAGCTTGTGGCCGCTGAACACCAGGAAGTCGCAGCCCATCGCCCGCACGTCGGTCGCCATGTGCGGCGTGCTCTGGGCGGCGTCGATGAGCGTGACCGCGCCGACCCCCTTGGCCGCCGCGCAGATCTGCGCGACCGGGTTCACCGTCCCCAGCGTGTTGCTCACCGCCGTGAAGGCGACGAGTTTTGTTTTTTCGGAGAGCACCTCCCCCAACCGATCGATTTCAAGCCGTCCGTCAGCCGTCATCGGAAGATGCCGGATCACCGCGCCGGTCCGCTCGGCGAGCTGGAACCAGGGCACGAGGTTCGAGTGGTGCTCCATCGGCGTGAGCAACAGCTCGTCGCCCGCGGCCACGTTCGCATCGCCCCAGCTGTGGGCGACCGTGTTAACGCCGGCGGTCGTGCCCGCGGTGAAGATCACCTCGTGCGCGTGCTCGGCGCCCAGGAACTCCTGCGCCTTCCGGCGGGCCAGCTCGTAGCCGTCGGTCGCCCGCTCGCTGAGCACGTGGATGCCGCGGTGGACGTTCGCGTAGTCGTGCTCGTAGCAGCGGACGATCGCGTCGGTGACCTGGCGCGGCCGCTGGCTGCTCGCCGCCGAGTCGAGGAAGACGAGCGGCTTACCCGGGTGAGCCTCCTGCTGGAGGATCGGGAAGTCGTCGCGAACGGACTCGGGCAGCAAGGCGGCGTTGGCTTCGGCTAGGGGCATTTAGGATTCACCACGGAGGGCACAGAGAGCACGGAGAATTACGCCAACTCCATCGACCAATCAACCGTCGCGTGTGGTCGCAACTTAAGCCTTAGCGTGTTGATATGCGTCGCGGGAAAGAAATCAAAGCAAAGATGTTCCTGATTCTCGTGGCTCTCTAGCCGAACGCGCTTTACGTAGCTTAGTTCTAAGTTAACGACTTTCTGCCCGCCCTTAGTCCATGCTACTCGGGCGTCGGAGTGCATTGGAGCGAGCATGACTAAGACAACGTCATCGCCGTGGTCACTACGGAATACGATGGAGTGATTGTGCAGCCAAGGTTCATCTGGTTCAGCCAACTCGACATCGCACTCGAAGAAGCACTCGAGTTCATGCAGCTCAGGTAACGCAATGCCGTGCTGAAACTCTTCTTCCATCTTCTCTGTGCTCTCTGTGCCCTCCGTGGTGAACCCCTTCAAACCGGCGAGTGCACCGCTTGTTGGATCACGCGCCAGGAGAGGAGGCAGCACTTTTGGCGGTTGGGGGTCAGGCGGGGGCCGTAGAGCTTCAGCATGTCCTCCGCGGAGAACTCGCGGAGCTCGGCGATCGTCTTACCGTGGAACGCCTCGAGCAGCATCGACGAGCTCGCCTGGCTGATCACGCAGCCCTCCCCCTCGAACGCGCAGTCCTCGATCTTGCCGTCGGCGTCGAGCTTCAGGGCGATCCGCACGACGTCGCCGCACAGCGGGTTCTTGTCCTCGTGCGCGTGCGTTTCGCCCTCGAGGGGCCCGTTGTGGAACGGGTCCTCGTAGTGGTCGAGGATGTGCTCCTGGTAGATCTCTTCTTCGGACGGCATCGGACGCGGGAAGGTTCGGGCGGCGGGGGGACCGGTACGGCGGGGGAGCGACGCTCAAGGCAGTCTCTCAACCATACGCGCCGGGTCGCCAAACCGCCACTCCGTCGCCCGCCTGAACGCCGGGGCACGGCCACCTGGCCAGCGACGCCGAGGGGCTCGCCCGGTCGTGCTCGCGAGCGAGACCCCACCGGGGTTCGCCGGCTCGAAGAACGTTCTGGGGTGATTTACCTAAGAACCGCGTCGTACGCTTATAGTTTCCGCAGCAATCTACGCCGAGATGGTGGGCGAGAGGCCGTGGCGGCTTAAGATCGAGGCTTCATTTCTCTCTTGCTTGTCCCAAATCTCGGCTTGAAGACGATGCCCTCGATTCACCTTTCGCTGTTTCGATGCTGCCTGCTCGCCCAGCTCCTGCTCGCCTTGACCGAGGCGCCGGCGCAACAAGTGAAGGTCTCGATCAGCAATGCGGATCAGATCGCGGCGCTCTTCCCAGATACCTCGCTGCCCACCGATGCCTTCAAGGAATTGGACCGAGAACTCTTCACAACCA
It encodes the following:
- the nifU gene encoding NifU-like protein yields the protein MPSEEEIYQEHILDHYEDPFHNGPLEGETHAHEDKNPLCGDVVRIALKLDADGKIEDCAFEGEGCVISQASSSMLLEAFHGKTIAELREFSAEDMLKLYGPRLTPNRQKCCLLSWRVIQQAVHSPV
- the csd_2 gene encoding putative cysteine desulfurase, whose amino-acid sequence is MPLAEANAALLPESVRDDFPILQQEAHPGKPLVFLDSAASSQRPRQVTDAIVRCYEHDYANVHRGIHVLSERATDGYELARRKAQEFLGAEHAHEVIFTAGTTAGVNTVAHSWGDANVAAGDELLLTPMEHHSNLVPWFQLAERTGAVIRHLPMTADGRLEIDRLGEVLSEKTKLVAFTAVSNTLGTVNPVAQICAAAKGVGAVTLIDAAQSTPHMATDVRAMGCDFLVFSGHKLCGPSGVGVLYGREALLEAMPPFLGGGSMINRVYEDRFTPAALPAKFEAGTPPIAQAIGLGAAIDYLQAIGLGRIHAHEQALMLRAWEKLAPIEGIRLLGPSPVEHGPEVRAGLISFVLDRPHAHDIAQLLDDEGIAVRAGHHCTQPLHDRLGITASTRASFYLYNTPAEIDALAEALAAVRERFKPTGRRRRWRSE